AGGTGCGGTTCGTCGCCGACATCGACCTCGACCGGGCGCGCGAGCAGGCCGAGAAGTACGGCGTCCCTGCGTCCGGGTCGGTGGAGCAGCTGCTCGCCGACGATGGCGTCGAGATCGTCGTCAACCTCACCATCCCGCGCGTGCACGTCGAGGTGGCGCTGCAGGCGCTCGCCGCGGGCAAGCACGTGTGGAGCGAGAAGCCGTTCGCGCTCGACCGCGCCAGCGGCCGGGAGCTGCTCGAGACCGCGCACGCCAAGGGGCTCCGGGTGGCGACCGCCCCCGACACCTTCCTCGGCGCCGGCGTCCAGACGGCTCGCCGCCTGGTCGAGAGCGGGGCCATCGGCGCCCCGCTGACCGCGCTGACCATCCTGCAGAACCCGGGGCCGGAGCGCTGGCACCCGAACCCCGACTTCCTCTTCCAGGAGGGGGCCGGTCCGCTGTTCGATCTCGGCCCGTATTACCTGACGGCTCTCGTGCAGCTGTTCGGCCCGGTCGCGCGCGTCAGCGCGGTCGGATCGAAGGCGCGCGAGACGCGCGTCATCGGCTCCGGCCCGCGCGCGGGCGAGGAGTTCGCCGTCACCGTCCCGACGCACGTCAGCGCGCTCTACCAGTTCGAGAGCGGGCAGACGGCGCAGGCCGTGTTCAGCTTCGACTCGAAGCTGGGCCGCACCCTCTTCGAGGTGGCGGGAGTGGACGGCACCATCGAGGTGCCGGACGTCAACACCTTCGAGGGCGACCTGCTGGTGCACGGCGCCGACGGCGTCGAGACGGTCCCGTCGACCGGTTCGACCTCGACGCGCGGCACGGGCGTGGTCGAGCTGGCCAGGGCGATCCGCGCGGGCGTCCCCGAGCGCGCCTCCGGCGAGCAGGCGTTCCACGTGCTCGACGTGATGGTCGCGACCATCGAGGCGGGCGAGTCCGGGCTGCCGGTCGAGGTGGAGAGCACCGTCGAGCTCGCCCCGGCCCTGCCGGAGGACTGGAACCCGCGAGAGGCCACGCTCGCATGACCGACCCGGCGAGCAGCGACGTCAACGGCGGCCTGACCCGCCGGGCCGAGAGCCGCGCGGGGGAGCGGCTGCGGGCGGCGATCGTCGGCGGCGGCTTCATGGCCGAGGTGCACTCCCGGGCCATCCGGGCGGCGCGGGCGGAGGTGGCCGGCATCGTGTCGTCGTCGGCGCAGCGGTCGGCCGACGCGGCCGAGCGGCTGGGCGCGACGCGCGCCTACGACTCGCTCGACCAGCTTCTCGTGGACGACGCCATCGACGTCGTCCACGTCACGTCGCCGAACGCGCTGCACGCCGAGCAGGCGGCGGCCGTGCTCGCCGCCGGCAAAGACGTGGTGTGCGAGAAGCCGCTCGCCACCACGACAGCCGACGCCGAGGCGCTGGTCACCGCAGCGGAGGGCCGGGTTGCGACCGTCCCCTTCATCTACCGGTTCCACCCGATGGCGCGGGAGGCCAGGGCGCGCTTCGCCTCTGGCCGGGCGGGGAGCGTGCTCAGCATCAACGCCTCCTACCTGCAGGACTGGCTGCTCGGAGCGGGCGACGACAACTGGCGGGTCGACTCGAAGCAGGGCGGGCGGTCGCGCGCCTTCGCCGACATCGGCTCCCACCTCGTCGACCTCGTGGAGTTCATCTCCGGCGACCGGGTGAGCCGGGTCTCGGCGACGAAGCGGACCGTCTTCGCGGAGCGGGCCGCGCACTCCTCGATCACCACCGAGGACGCGGTCGCCGTGGTCGTCGAGACCGTGTCGGGCGCGCTCGGCACCCTCCTGGTCTCGCAGGTCGCCCCCGGCCGCAAGAACCGGCTCTGGATCGAGATCGCGGGCAGCGAGGAGAGCGTCGCCTTCGACCAGGAGCAGCCGGAGACGCTGTGGGTCGGCAGGCGGGCCGGGAGCCTGCTCATCCCGCGCGACGCCGACCAGCTCAGCGCCGACGCAGCGCGCCTGTGCGTGGTGCCGTCCGGACACCCGCAGGGGTATCAGGACGCGTTCAACGCCTTCATCGCCGACAGCTACGCGGCCATCGCCGGCGAGAGCCCGGAGGGACTCCCGCGCTTCACCGACGGCCTGCGCGCCGTGCGGATCACCGACGCCGTGCTCGACTCCGCCGAGGCGGGCACCTGGATCGAGATGGGAACGGAAGAATGACGGACGCAGACGCCCTGGCTTCTGACAACACGTCGGGTCGCACACACCCGGTGACCCTGTTCACCGGGCAGTGGGCCGACCTCACCCTCGAGGAGGTCGCCGAGTACGCGAGCGAGTGGGGCTACGACGGGCTCGAGATCGCCTGCTCGGGCGAGCACCTCGACGTCTGGCGGGCCGCGGAGGACGACGACTACCTCCAGGGCAGGCTCGATCTGCTCGACAAGTACGGCCTCAAGGTGTGGGCCATCTCGAACCACCTCAAGGGCCAGGCCGTCTGCGACGACCCGATCGACTTCCGCCACCAGGCGATCGTCGGCTCGAAGGTCTGGGGCGACGGCGACCCCGAGGGCGTGCGTCAGCGCGCGGCCGAGGAGCTCAAGCTGACGGCGAAGGTCGCGCGCAAGCTCGGCGTCGACACGGTCGTCGGGTTCACCGGGTCGAGCATCTGGCCGTACGTCGCGCAGTTCCCGCCGGTGCCGGCGGAGGTGTTCGAGCGCGGCTACCAGGACTTCGCCGACCGCTGGAACCCGATCCTCGACGTCTTCGACGGCGAGGGCGTCCGGTTCGCCCACGAGGTGCACCCGTCCGAGATCGCGTACGACTACTGGACCAGCGTGCGCACCCTGGAGGCGATCGACCACCGCGAGGCGTTCGGCTTCAACTGGGACCCCTCGCACATGATGTGGCAGGACATCGACCCGGTCGGCTTCATCGTCGACTTCAAGGACCGCATCTACCACGTCGACTGCAAGGACACCCGGCTGCGTCCGCGCAACGGCCGCGCCGGTGTGCTCGGCTCGCACCTGCCCTGGGGCGACCCGCGCCGCGGCTGGGACTTCGTCTCGACCGGGCACGGCGACGTGCCGTGGGAGGACGCCTTCCGTGCGCTCGAGTCGATCGGCTACACCGGCCCCATCTCGATCGAGTGGGAGGACGCCGGCATGGACCGCCTCCACGGCGCCAAGGAGGCGGTGGGCTACATCCGCTCGCTGCTCTGGAAGCAGCCGACGGCCTCCTTCGACGCCGCCTTCAGCAACCAGGACTGAACCGAGGCGCCCGCCCGCGCCCGCGGCTAGGCTCACGGCATGGAGACCATCCAGGGCCAGGACTGGTACGGCCGCGAACTCGACGGCGTCGAGTACACCGGGGTCGAGTTCATCGACCTCGACCTGACCGAGGCGAAGACGGAGGGTGCGGTCTTCACGGACTGCACCTTCCGTCGCGTCCGGTTCAACGTGAGCGAGCACACCGACTCCGCCTTCGTGAACTGCCGCTTCGAGTACTGCAACCTCTTCGACGCGACCTTCCGGCGCTGCAAGCTCACCGGCAGCACGTTCACCGCGTGCGAGTTCCCGCTGCTGACGGTCGAGGGCGGCTCCTGGGCGTTCGTCGGCCTCAGCCGCGCCGAGCTGACCGGCGTGACATTCACCGGCGTGCGCCTCCGGGAGGCGGACCTCAGCGGCGCGGTCTGCACCGACGCCGTCCTCACCGGCTGCGACCTCTCCGCCGCCGAGCTCAGCGGCGCCGACCTCACGGGTGCCGACCTCACCGGCAGCGACCTGACGGGCATCGAGTGGGACGACGTCATCCTCCGCGGCGCCACCATCGACGAGCGCCAGGCCGTGGCGCTCGCCGAGGCGCAGGGGATGATCGTCGTCGCCTCCCACAACTGACTCAGCAGCTCAGAACTGACCGGGAGGCGACGACCGACCGGGGCCGTCAGGCGACCTCCTTCACCTCCCCGTGCTTGAGGTGCAGGCGGCGCTGCGCCCGCTTCGCCACGGCGGAGTCGTGGGTGACGATCACCACGGTCAGGCCGCGATCGCGCCACAGCCCCTCCAGCAGCTCCATGATCTCGTCGCGGGTCTCCTCGTCGAGGTTGCCGGTGGGCTCGTCCGCCAGCAGCACCTCCGGGTTCTTCACCAGCGCGCGGGCGATCGCGACGCGCTGCTGCTGACCGCCCGACAGCTCGGACGGCAGGTGGTTGCCGCGATCGGCGAGGCCGACCGAGGCCAGCGCCTCCGCCGCCCGCCGCTTGCGCTCCTCACCGCTCACCCGCAGCGGGGCGAGCGCGGTCTCGACGTTCTCCTGCGCGGTGAGCGTCGGGATCAGATTGAAGCCCTGGAAGACGAAGCCGATCTCCTTCGCGCGCACGGCGGTGAGGCGGCCGTCGCGCTGCCCGGAGAGGCTGGAGGCGCCGAGCTCGATCGACCCGGAGGTCGGCCGGTCGAGCGCGCCGAGCATCTGCAGCAGCGTCGACTTGCCGCCGCCGGTCGGACCCTGGATCGCGACGAGCTGGCCGTCGGGGATCTCGAGGCTGACGTCCTTCAGCGCGACGACCTCGCGCTTGGACTGGCTGTACTTCTTGGTGACGTTGGTGAGCGTGTACACGGTGGTCTCCTTCGTGTGTGTGGGAAGCGGTGGGCGGGTCAGGCGACCGAGCGCAGGGCCGCGGCCGGGCGCAGGCGGGAGGCACGCCATCCGCCGATGGCGCCGGCGATCAGACCGCCGAGCACGGCCAGCGCGACCGCGCCGACGATGATCCAGAGGGTGACCGGCGCGTGCAGCACGACGTCCGTGGTGGATGCGGCCGCCTGCCGTGCCGCGGCGAAGCCGCCCCCGCCGAAGCCGCCGCCGGGCGCGTTCGTCGCCGCGGTGCCGGCAGCGCCGCCAGCGCCGCCCGCCGCTCCCGCGCCCTGACCGGCAGCGCGGCCGACGCCGGTGCTCACGCTGCCGGTCAGGGTGGGCGCCACCAGGTTCACGATCAGCACGCCGAGAAGGCCGACCGCGACGCCGATGACGCCGCCGATGACGCCCTGGACGACCGACTCGCCGGCCACCTGCCCGACGATGCGCCGATTGGACCAGCCGATCGCCTTGAGCGTGCCGAACTCGCGGGTGCGCCGGGTGACGCCGGAGATGGTGAAGAGGATGGCGATCAGGAACGCGGCCGCGAGCACGATCACCGAGAGCCAGGTGCCGAGGCTCGCGACGAGCGTGCCGGCGCTGCCGAGCGAGCCGGAGACGCTGGAGGCGAGGTCGGCCTGCGTGCTGACCGTCGCGCCGGAGACGGCCTTGGTCAGGTCCGCCTTGATCTGCGCGATATCTCCGGAGGAGGCGGCGGTGATGTAGATGGACGAGATCTTGTCGGTCTGTCCCGACAGCTTCTGGGCGACGTCCAGCGGGATGTACGCATTAGAGGCCGTGGTGGCGTCCGAGCCGCTGGCGCTGACGATGCCGACCACCTCGAAGGAGGTGCCGCCGATGGTGACGGTGTCGCCGACGGCCTTGCTCGCGGACTTGGCGTAGCTCGCGTCGAGCACCACGACATCCTTCCCCGCGTCGGCCTTGGTGAACGTGCGCCCGTCGGCGAGCGTGACCGAGGCGAGCGGGCCGACCGACTCGCCGGCCGGATCGAGGCCGAGCACCGAGAACGAGTCCACGTTGAACGAGCTGCCGCCGGCGCCGTCCGCACCTCCCGTGGGTGCCGGCTGGGGAACGGTGGTGTCGCCGGACGCGCCGCCGCCCTTGCCGCGCTCCGACCGCAGCTGCTGGAAGTCGGGGAGGGTGCCGCTGAAGCTCATGTTGTTGAGGGCGAGCACACCGGCCGCGGCCGACACGTTGTCCACCTTCTTCGCGGTGGCGAGGGTGGAGGCGTCCATCACACTTGTCCCGCGCTCCGGCTCCAGCCGCGAGGTGTCGACGCTGCGGCCGCTCCCGGTGTCGGTTCCGGCGTCGGCCCCGAAGTCGAAGCGGCCGCCGCCGGCCTGCGGGGTGCCGCTGCCCGCCGTCGCCGGCATGGAGACGGTGATGTCGGTCCCGACGCCGTAGACCGATTGCAGCACGCTGGCCTGCGCCTCCTTCACGCCGGCCGACACCGCGTTCACGATGATCACCAGCGCGATCGCGAGGGCCATGCCGATCGCGATGATGACCGTCTGCTTGCGGCGATTGAGCAGTTCTCGCCTGAGGTACGTCCCGAACATGTGCTTCCGTCTCGTGTCGTAGTGGATGTGACGATCGGGACGCTAGGGTTGTGGCTTTTCGCCGCGCTGTGGCGTGGCTATGGGTGCGCTGTGACGCGGGAGGCGACGCTCTCAGACTGTCCATAGGTTTCACAAAGGAGGCGTTGAAGCGCCTCCTCATAATGGGAAAGGTGACCATGAATGCCCGCGCCGCCACCAGCGCCTCCAGCCAGCCCCGCGTCCTGCTCCGTCGTGCCGACGGCAGCTCCATCCGGGTGCTCGTCGTCGATGACGAGTCGACCCTCACCGACCTGCTGGCGATGGCCCTCCACTACGAGGACTGGGAGGTGCGCACGGCCTCCACGGGTCAGCAGGCCCTGCAGCTCTCGCGCGAGTTCAAGCCCGACGTCGTCGTGCTCGACATCATGCTGCCCGACATCGACGGCCTCCAAGTGCTCTCCCGGATGCGCGCCGACGGCAACGAGGCGCCGGTGCTCTTCCTGACCGCGAAGGACTCGCTCGATGACCGCATCGCCGGGCTCACCGCCGGCGGCGACGACTACGTCACCAAGCCGTTCAGCCTGGAGGAGCTGGTGGCGCGCCTCCGCGGGCTGCTCCGGCGCTCCCGGGCCGCGGTCGCCGACCAGGACGACCCCGTGCTCATCGTCGGCGACCTCGTGCTCGACGAGGACAGCTACGAGGTCCACCGCGACGGCGAGCCGATCCAGCTCACGGCGACCGAGTTCGAGCTGCTGCGCTTCCTCATGCGCAACCCGCGCCGCGTGCTGAGCAAGGCGCAGATCCTCGACCGGGTGTGGAGCTACGACTTCGGTGGCTCCTCCAGCGTGGTCGAGCTGTACATCTCTTATCTGCGCAAGAAGATCGACGCCGGCCGCGCCCCGATGATCCACACCGTGCGCGGCGCGGGCTACATGGTGAAGGCGGCGCAGTGACCGCAGCCCGCC
The sequence above is a segment of the Leifsonia williamsii genome. Coding sequences within it:
- a CDS encoding Gfo/Idh/MocA family protein, encoding MSAGRVGVGVIGAGVISNEYLANLTSFPDLEVRFVADIDLDRAREQAEKYGVPASGSVEQLLADDGVEIVVNLTIPRVHVEVALQALAAGKHVWSEKPFALDRASGRELLETAHAKGLRVATAPDTFLGAGVQTARRLVESGAIGAPLTALTILQNPGPERWHPNPDFLFQEGAGPLFDLGPYYLTALVQLFGPVARVSAVGSKARETRVIGSGPRAGEEFAVTVPTHVSALYQFESGQTAQAVFSFDSKLGRTLFEVAGVDGTIEVPDVNTFEGDLLVHGADGVETVPSTGSTSTRGTGVVELARAIRAGVPERASGEQAFHVLDVMVATIEAGESGLPVEVESTVELAPALPEDWNPREATLA
- a CDS encoding Gfo/Idh/MocA family protein gives rise to the protein MTDPASSDVNGGLTRRAESRAGERLRAAIVGGGFMAEVHSRAIRAARAEVAGIVSSSAQRSADAAERLGATRAYDSLDQLLVDDAIDVVHVTSPNALHAEQAAAVLAAGKDVVCEKPLATTTADAEALVTAAEGRVATVPFIYRFHPMAREARARFASGRAGSVLSINASYLQDWLLGAGDDNWRVDSKQGGRSRAFADIGSHLVDLVEFISGDRVSRVSATKRTVFAERAAHSSITTEDAVAVVVETVSGALGTLLVSQVAPGRKNRLWIEIAGSEESVAFDQEQPETLWVGRRAGSLLIPRDADQLSADAARLCVVPSGHPQGYQDAFNAFIADSYAAIAGESPEGLPRFTDGLRAVRITDAVLDSAEAGTWIEMGTEE
- a CDS encoding sugar phosphate isomerase/epimerase family protein, whose amino-acid sequence is MTDADALASDNTSGRTHPVTLFTGQWADLTLEEVAEYASEWGYDGLEIACSGEHLDVWRAAEDDDYLQGRLDLLDKYGLKVWAISNHLKGQAVCDDPIDFRHQAIVGSKVWGDGDPEGVRQRAAEELKLTAKVARKLGVDTVVGFTGSSIWPYVAQFPPVPAEVFERGYQDFADRWNPILDVFDGEGVRFAHEVHPSEIAYDYWTSVRTLEAIDHREAFGFNWDPSHMMWQDIDPVGFIVDFKDRIYHVDCKDTRLRPRNGRAGVLGSHLPWGDPRRGWDFVSTGHGDVPWEDAFRALESIGYTGPISIEWEDAGMDRLHGAKEAVGYIRSLLWKQPTASFDAAFSNQD
- a CDS encoding pentapeptide repeat-containing protein; its protein translation is METIQGQDWYGRELDGVEYTGVEFIDLDLTEAKTEGAVFTDCTFRRVRFNVSEHTDSAFVNCRFEYCNLFDATFRRCKLTGSTFTACEFPLLTVEGGSWAFVGLSRAELTGVTFTGVRLREADLSGAVCTDAVLTGCDLSAAELSGADLTGADLTGSDLTGIEWDDVILRGATIDERQAVALAEAQGMIVVASHN
- a CDS encoding ABC transporter ATP-binding protein, translating into MYTLTNVTKKYSQSKREVVALKDVSLEIPDGQLVAIQGPTGGGKSTLLQMLGALDRPTSGSIELGASSLSGQRDGRLTAVRAKEIGFVFQGFNLIPTLTAQENVETALAPLRVSGEERKRRAAEALASVGLADRGNHLPSELSGGQQQRVAIARALVKNPEVLLADEPTGNLDEETRDEIMELLEGLWRDRGLTVVIVTHDSAVAKRAQRRLHLKHGEVKEVA
- a CDS encoding ABC transporter permease, which translates into the protein MFGTYLRRELLNRRKQTVIIAIGMALAIALVIIVNAVSAGVKEAQASVLQSVYGVGTDITVSMPATAGSGTPQAGGGRFDFGADAGTDTGSGRSVDTSRLEPERGTSVMDASTLATAKKVDNVSAAAGVLALNNMSFSGTLPDFQQLRSERGKGGGASGDTTVPQPAPTGGADGAGGSSFNVDSFSVLGLDPAGESVGPLASVTLADGRTFTKADAGKDVVVLDASYAKSASKAVGDTVTIGGTSFEVVGIVSASGSDATTASNAYIPLDVAQKLSGQTDKISSIYITAASSGDIAQIKADLTKAVSGATVSTQADLASSVSGSLGSAGTLVASLGTWLSVIVLAAAFLIAILFTISGVTRRTREFGTLKAIGWSNRRIVGQVAGESVVQGVIGGVIGVAVGLLGVLIVNLVAPTLTGSVSTGVGRAAGQGAGAAGGAGGAAGTAATNAPGGGFGGGGFAAARQAAASTTDVVLHAPVTLWIIVGAVALAVLGGLIAGAIGGWRASRLRPAAALRSVA
- a CDS encoding response regulator transcription factor, whose translation is MNARAATSASSQPRVLLRRADGSSIRVLVVDDESTLTDLLAMALHYEDWEVRTASTGQQALQLSREFKPDVVVLDIMLPDIDGLQVLSRMRADGNEAPVLFLTAKDSLDDRIAGLTAGGDDYVTKPFSLEELVARLRGLLRRSRAAVADQDDPVLIVGDLVLDEDSYEVHRDGEPIQLTATEFELLRFLMRNPRRVLSKAQILDRVWSYDFGGSSSVVELYISYLRKKIDAGRAPMIHTVRGAGYMVKAAQ